The Leishmania major strain Friedlin complete genome, chromosome 28 genome includes a region encoding these proteins:
- a CDS encoding putative 40S ribosomal protein S17: MGKIRTKTVKRASRQVVEKYYSKLNFDFYQNKRVIMDVTIAESKKLKNKIAGYTTHIMKRLARGPVRGISLKLQEEERERRMDHAPATSDVDKVIQSGVSVDKKTMQMLQRLEIGVPRRVKRADAAVTKVKAAPRRRQQKSSK, from the coding sequence ATGGGCAAAATTCGCACCAAGACCGTGAAGCGTGCCTCCCGCCAGGTGGTGGAGAAGTACTACTCGAAGCTGAACTTCGACTTCTACCAGAACAAGCGCGTCATCATGGACGTGACGATTGCGGAGTCTAAGAAGCTGAAGAACAAGATCGCCGGGTACACGACTCACATCATGAAGCGCCTGGCCCGCGGCCCCGTGCGCGGCATCTCGCTgaagctgcaggaggaggagcgcgagcgccgcaTGGACCACGCCCCCGCGACGTCCGACGTGGACAAGGTGATCCAGTCTGGCGTGAGCGTGGACAAGAAGACGATGCagatgctgcagcgcctggaGATCGGCGTGCCACGCCGCGTGAAGcgcgccgatgccgctgtGACGAAGGTGAAGGCGgctccgcgccgccgccagcagaaGAGCTCCAAGTAG